From Chitinophagales bacterium, one genomic window encodes:
- the cphA gene encoding cyanophycin synthetase, which produces MKILKIQALRGPNIWSINRKKLIQMRLDLEEMELLPTNKIKGFRERLEALMPTLVEHRCSEGCRGGFFQRVDKGTWMGHVIEHIALEIQTMAGMDTGFGRTRETKTPGVYNVVFSYLEENVGLFAAEASVAIAQALADDKPYDLEADIQKMREIRERVRLGPSTGSIVDEAVARDIPWIRLGTNSLVQLGYGVNQMRFQATITCKTSSIAVDLACDKEATKRMLDMASIPVAKGDICVDEEDLENTIKKIGYPIVVKPLDGNHGRGISINVKTWEEAVEGLAVAKKISRKVIVEKFVTGFDFRVLVIDNKLVAAAKREPAHVVGDGTLTIQELIEETNKDPRRGYGHENVLTEINVDRDTEDLLSKKGYTLETIPKKKEIVYLKSTANLSTGGTSTDVTDLMHPENIFLCERISRIIGLDICGIDIMAPNLTEPLKENGGCILEVNAAPGFRMHLAPAEGLPRNVAAPVMDMLYPLGKPSRIPIIAITGTNGKTTTTRLIAHIVKNNGYKVGFTTSDGIYIQNHMMEKGDTTGPLSAEYILKDPSVEFAVLETARGGILRSGLGFHRCDIGIITNLQGDHLGISDIDTIEDLARVKSVVVRSVKKDGWAIINADDENCMKMAKELECQVAYFSMDENSPEARKLSKQNKILAVYENGYITIKRGEWKIRIEKAAHVPLTFGGKAKYMIANVLAASLASYLYGFKTDDISLSLKTFLPGAAQTPGRMNIFEFKKFKVMIDFAHNPMGYKGIEEFLSTIEAKKKIGIIAGVGDRRDEDIRDCAEIAGRMFDHIIIRQEKHLRGRTEENINGLLLEGLKASGKNVTYETIPKEVEALKHAMNMAEEGYFITALSDVITNAIDVVQEYLDKENEEG; this is translated from the coding sequence ATGAAGATTCTAAAAATACAGGCTTTACGTGGTCCAAATATCTGGAGTATCAATCGAAAGAAATTGATTCAAATGCGTCTAGATCTTGAAGAAATGGAGCTATTGCCTACCAATAAGATCAAAGGATTCCGTGAAAGACTAGAAGCTCTTATGCCTACTCTGGTAGAACACCGTTGTTCGGAAGGCTGCAGAGGTGGGTTTTTTCAGCGCGTAGATAAAGGAACTTGGATGGGTCATGTGATTGAGCATATTGCTCTTGAAATTCAGACCATGGCAGGCATGGACACCGGCTTTGGTCGTACCAGAGAAACAAAAACTCCTGGGGTATATAATGTCGTATTTAGCTATCTGGAGGAAAATGTAGGTTTATTTGCTGCAGAGGCATCTGTAGCTATTGCTCAGGCACTGGCAGATGATAAACCTTATGATCTAGAGGCCGATATTCAAAAAATGAGAGAAATTAGAGAGCGTGTACGTCTTGGTCCTTCTACAGGCAGTATTGTCGATGAGGCTGTGGCTAGAGATATACCTTGGATTCGGTTAGGCACAAACTCTTTAGTGCAGCTTGGTTATGGGGTCAATCAAATGCGATTTCAGGCTACCATTACCTGTAAAACCAGCTCTATCGCGGTAGACCTAGCTTGTGACAAAGAAGCGACCAAACGCATGCTGGATATGGCGTCTATACCTGTGGCGAAAGGTGATATCTGTGTAGATGAAGAAGATTTAGAGAATACCATCAAGAAAATAGGTTATCCTATCGTAGTCAAACCTCTCGATGGCAACCATGGACGGGGTATTTCTATCAATGTCAAAACCTGGGAAGAGGCTGTGGAAGGCCTCGCCGTAGCTAAAAAAATTAGCCGCAAAGTCATAGTAGAGAAGTTCGTCACAGGATTTGATTTTCGTGTATTAGTTATAGATAATAAACTCGTCGCAGCTGCTAAGAGAGAACCTGCGCATGTTGTAGGCGATGGCACACTAACTATTCAAGAACTCATCGAAGAAACCAATAAAGACCCGCGAAGAGGCTATGGACATGAAAACGTTTTGACTGAAATCAATGTAGATAGAGATACCGAGGATTTATTGAGTAAAAAAGGATATACCCTAGAAACTATTCCTAAGAAAAAGGAGATTGTCTATCTTAAATCTACGGCTAATTTAAGTACGGGCGGAACTTCTACCGATGTCACAGATCTCATGCATCCTGAGAACATCTTTCTTTGTGAGCGTATATCTCGCATTATAGGCTTGGATATATGCGGTATCGATATTATGGCTCCCAATCTCACCGAGCCTTTAAAAGAAAATGGAGGCTGCATTCTAGAAGTCAATGCTGCACCGGGATTTAGAATGCACTTAGCCCCAGCAGAAGGTCTGCCTAGAAACGTAGCCGCTCCAGTTATGGATATGCTCTACCCACTAGGCAAACCTAGTAGAATACCAATTATTGCTATTACTGGAACGAATGGGAAAACCACTACTACTCGTCTGATAGCCCATATAGTAAAAAATAATGGTTATAAGGTAGGTTTCACGACCTCAGATGGCATCTATATTCAAAACCATATGATGGAAAAGGGAGATACCACTGGTCCTCTTTCTGCTGAATATATTTTGAAAGACCCTAGTGTAGAGTTCGCTGTACTGGAAACTGCTCGTGGTGGTATCTTGCGTTCTGGGCTTGGATTTCACCGCTGCGATATTGGCATCATTACCAATCTGCAAGGGGATCACCTCGGTATTAGTGATATCGATACCATAGAAGACCTCGCTCGAGTAAAATCTGTAGTAGTTCGAAGTGTAAAAAAAGATGGCTGGGCTATCATAAATGCCGACGACGAAAACTGCATGAAAATGGCTAAGGAACTAGAATGTCAAGTTGCCTATTTCTCAATGGACGAAAACTCACCTGAAGCTAGAAAGCTCTCCAAACAAAATAAAATACTGGCGGTATATGAAAATGGCTATATCACCATAAAGCGTGGAGAGTGGAAAATACGAATAGAAAAAGCAGCACATGTTCCTCTCACCTTTGGTGGCAAAGCCAAATACATGATAGCAAATGTACTTGCCGCCTCTCTAGCCAGCTATCTCTATGGATTCAAAACCGATGATATCAGTCTATCACTCAAAACCTTCCTGCCAGGTGCAGCACAAACTCCAGGACGAATGAACATCTTTGAATTTAAGAAATTTAAAGTCATGATAGACTTCGCTCACAATCCAATGGGCTATAAGGGTATCGAAGAGTTTTTGTCTACGATAGAAGCCAAAAAGAAAATAGGAATCATCGCAGGTGTAGGTGACCGAAGAGATGAGGATATAAGAGATTGTGCAGAGATAGCTGGTCGTATGTTTGACCATATCATCA